From Aquificota bacterium, one genomic window encodes:
- a CDS encoding class I SAM-dependent RNA methyltransferase, protein MRLLHDVHIEKLIYGGYGLSHVEGKSLMVDYALPGERVDVEILKEKKDYMLGRAKRVLVASPERREAPCKYYGLCGGCQLQHMDYLAQVRAKENMLLETIERIGKINIDSLGPSLYSEEFGYRVKAQLKVENSSVGFYERQSHNLVEIDQCLLLHPLINDLIPSLKELARKMQGLREIHVVCSPTEEELVLKLISEEIIPKEKLRKLMENILPKKVVGLGLYKDGKIYSLGRDFIFVKVGPYRYRVSMDSFVQVNYKLWEKFIEYAVPTDSFDRVLELHCGIGFFSLFLAQRSNFLMAYDSNPSAIRDAEYNAKINSISNATFGLEKGLSALKRHAGDIIDLIFLDPPRAGLSEGEAQLILKNKPKSLVYVSCEPTTLARDLKVLVKGGYKITKLHMIDNFPNTYHIEAIAHLIME, encoded by the coding sequence ATGAGGCTTTTACACGACGTTCATATAGAAAAGCTAATATACGGTGGGTATGGTCTTTCTCACGTAGAGGGTAAAAGCCTTATGGTGGATTATGCCCTTCCGGGTGAAAGGGTGGATGTGGAAATCCTTAAGGAGAAAAAGGATTACATGTTGGGAAGGGCCAAAAGGGTTTTGGTAGCCTCTCCAGAGAGGAGAGAGGCTCCATGTAAATACTATGGTTTGTGTGGTGGATGCCAACTACAACATATGGACTACTTGGCCCAGGTAAGGGCAAAGGAGAATATGCTTTTGGAGACTATTGAAAGAATAGGAAAGATAAATATAGACAGCCTTGGGCCTTCCCTATACTCTGAAGAGTTCGGTTATAGGGTTAAGGCACAGCTTAAGGTAGAAAATAGCTCCGTAGGTTTTTATGAACGCCAAAGCCACAACCTTGTAGAAATAGACCAATGCCTTCTCTTACATCCTCTAATTAACGACCTTATACCTTCCCTTAAAGAGTTAGCAAGGAAGATGCAGGGGCTTAGGGAGATACATGTGGTATGCTCTCCTACGGAGGAAGAGTTGGTTCTTAAGTTAATATCGGAGGAAATCATACCAAAGGAAAAACTAAGAAAGCTCATGGAGAACATCCTTCCCAAAAAGGTGGTAGGCCTTGGGCTTTATAAGGATGGAAAAATCTATAGCCTTGGCAGGGATTTTATCTTTGTAAAGGTTGGGCCTTACAGGTATAGGGTCAGTATGGACTCCTTTGTGCAGGTCAATTACAAGCTCTGGGAGAAGTTTATAGAATATGCTGTGCCTACGGATAGTTTTGACAGAGTTTTGGAGCTACACTGTGGGATAGGGTTTTTTAGCCTATTTTTGGCACAAAGGTCTAACTTTCTTATGGCATACGATAGCAACCCTTCCGCCATAAGGGATGCAGAGTATAATGCCAAGATAAACTCCATAAGCAATGCCACCTTTGGGCTTGAAAAGGGATTATCTGCCCTTAAGAGACACGCTGGAGATATTATAGACCTTATATTCCTTGACCCGCCCAGGGCAGGGCTTTCAGAGGGCGAAGCCCAGCTTATACTAAAGAACAAACCCAAAAGCTTGGTCTATGTCTCCTGCGAACCCACCACCCTTGCCAGGGACCTAAAAGTCCTGGTAAAGGGAGGCTACAAGATAACTAAACTTCATATGATAGATAACTTTCCAAACACATACCACATTGAGGCTATAGCCCATCTTATAATGGAGTGA
- a CDS encoding ribonucleoside-diphosphate reductase subunit alpha, producing MHVLKRNGKKEALDISKIRIAIGFACEGIDVDPMELELDAQIQFRDGISTKEIQQLLIRTAAEKVSPQTPQWQYVAARLLLYDLYKEVGHLRGYKVKDKLNGKYKPYNPDSFYKLVKTYAEKGIYGDYLLEGYTEEEFNTLSRYIDPDRDLLFNYTGIKVLVDRYLVRDEDGNVIELPQEMYMLIAMTLALPERKEERLKWAKTFYDLLSKHEISLATPTLMNARRTHTQLSSCFVLTVDDDLYDIFDNVQKAGQISKFAGGLGIYLGKIRATGAPIRKFKGASSGVLPVVKILNDVMIYVDQLGMRKGSASITLDIWHKDVLDFLEVKTNVGDERKKAHDIHPAISIPDLFMKRLKNRDKWTLFDPYYCKNVKDGKNLEDLYGEEFEKVYERLERELPPYAKKEVPAFELWKRLLTVIFETGEPYIFFRDTANRLNPNKHCGMVYSSNLCHEIVQNMSTTQHIEDTLLEDGTIVHKKKSGDVVVCNLGSINLGKVYTKEDLERVVPVLVRVLDNVINMNFYAIKEAEYTNKRYRAIGIGVSNYHYCLVKNGIQWESEEHLEFANALFERIAYYAIKGSVELAKERGPYPLFEGSDWSKGIFFGRTAEENQRISKNGFDWTSLAEEVKRYGMRNAYLLAVMPTGSTSLIVGATPSVDPIFAKFYKEENMSGILPQVPPEIDKYFWHYKSAYNIDQEWVIRAAAERQKWIDQAQSLNLFIDPEQIDGPKLSRLYELAWELGLKTVYYTRSKSMTDIEECESCST from the coding sequence ATGCATGTCCTTAAGAGGAATGGAAAGAAGGAAGCTCTTGATATATCAAAAATCCGTATAGCCATAGGCTTTGCCTGCGAAGGTATTGATGTGGACCCTATGGAGCTTGAGCTTGACGCTCAAATACAGTTCAGAGATGGTATTAGCACAAAGGAAATACAACAACTTCTTATAAGGACTGCGGCAGAGAAGGTTTCTCCACAAACACCCCAATGGCAATATGTGGCTGCAAGATTGCTTTTGTATGACCTTTACAAGGAGGTGGGACACCTCAGAGGCTATAAGGTAAAGGACAAGCTAAACGGCAAATACAAGCCTTATAACCCAGACAGCTTTTATAAACTGGTAAAGACCTATGCAGAGAAGGGTATATACGGAGACTATCTTCTTGAAGGATACACAGAAGAGGAGTTTAACACTCTATCAAGGTATATAGACCCAGATAGGGACCTTCTTTTCAACTACACTGGGATAAAGGTGCTGGTGGATAGATACCTTGTAAGGGATGAGGATGGCAACGTAATAGAACTTCCACAAGAGATGTATATGCTCATAGCCATGACCCTTGCCCTACCAGAAAGAAAGGAAGAAAGGTTAAAATGGGCTAAAACCTTTTATGACCTACTTAGCAAGCACGAAATCTCCTTGGCTACACCTACTTTAATGAACGCAAGAAGAACCCATACACAGCTTAGCTCTTGCTTTGTTTTAACTGTGGATGACGACCTTTACGATATCTTTGACAACGTGCAAAAGGCTGGGCAGATCTCCAAGTTTGCGGGTGGGCTTGGTATCTACCTTGGTAAGATAAGGGCAACGGGCGCACCTATTAGGAAGTTTAAGGGTGCAAGCTCTGGAGTTTTGCCAGTGGTAAAGATACTAAACGATGTGATGATATATGTGGACCAGCTTGGTATGAGGAAAGGTTCAGCCAGCATAACCTTGGATATATGGCATAAGGATGTGTTGGACTTTCTTGAGGTAAAGACCAATGTGGGCGATGAAAGGAAAAAGGCTCACGATATACATCCAGCCATATCCATACCAGACCTATTTATGAAAAGGCTAAAAAACAGGGACAAGTGGACCCTTTTTGACCCATACTACTGCAAGAATGTAAAGGATGGCAAAAACCTTGAGGACCTATACGGAGAAGAGTTTGAAAAGGTATATGAAAGGCTGGAAAGGGAGCTTCCACCTTATGCCAAAAAGGAGGTGCCAGCCTTTGAGCTTTGGAAAAGGCTTCTTACAGTTATCTTTGAAACGGGAGAGCCTTATATATTCTTTAGGGACACAGCCAACAGATTAAACCCCAACAAACACTGTGGCATGGTGTATAGCTCCAACCTTTGCCACGAGATAGTGCAAAACATGTCCACCACACAGCATATAGAAGATACCTTATTGGAGGATGGCACCATAGTTCACAAAAAGAAGTCTGGAGATGTGGTGGTGTGTAATCTTGGTTCTATAAATCTTGGAAAGGTATATACAAAAGAAGACTTGGAAAGGGTGGTGCCAGTGCTTGTAAGAGTGCTTGACAATGTGATAAACATGAACTTCTATGCCATAAAAGAGGCCGAATACACCAACAAAAGATACAGAGCCATAGGCATAGGTGTAAGTAATTACCACTACTGCCTTGTGAAAAACGGCATTCAGTGGGAATCGGAAGAACACCTTGAGTTTGCAAATGCCCTTTTTGAAAGGATAGCCTACTATGCCATAAAAGGCTCTGTGGAGCTTGCAAAGGAGAGAGGACCTTACCCCCTCTTTGAGGGTTCCGATTGGAGCAAGGGTATATTCTTTGGAAGGACTGCCGAAGAAAATCAAAGAATATCAAAAAACGGCTTTGACTGGACATCCTTAGCTGAAGAAGTTAAAAGATATGGCATGAGAAACGCCTATCTTTTGGCCGTTATGCCAACTGGCTCCACTTCTTTAATAGTGGGTGCTACTCCATCTGTGGACCCCATCTTTGCCAAGTTTTACAAAGAAGAGAACATGTCTGGCATATTGCCACAGGTGCCACCCGAGATAGACAAATACTTCTGGCACTATAAAAGTGCATACAATATAGACCAAGAGTGGGTAATAAGGGCTGCCGCCGAAAGGCAAAAGTGGATAGACCAAGCCCAATCTTTGAACTTGTTTATAGACCCAGAGCAGATAGATGGGCCAAAGCTTTCAAGACTTTATGAACTTGCTTGGGAATTGGGTCTTAAGACTGTATATTATACAAGAAGTAAGTCTATGACAGATATAGAAGAGTGTGAGAGCTGTTCCACATAG
- a CDS encoding ribonucleotide-diphosphate reductase subunit beta, whose translation MERTIIFNPEGDRETSKRKIVFGNPTNIMELNNVKYQWAFDLYKTMGFTNFWIPEEIPMHEDRKQYEKELSEYERRAYEMVLSFLIALDSYQVNMLKEFARYITAPELVMALTSQEFQEALHSYSYQFILESVVDPRVADEIYNYWRQDPVLMERNKVIAELYNEFIRKPTEENFIKAVFGNYVLESLYFYSGFVFFYTLGRQGKVRNTVQQIKYINRDELTHVTLFRNIILTLKEENKELFTVEIEKWVYEFFKFATEKEIEWGKYVTQNQILGLNDYLIDRYIKYLSNLRLTQIGYKPLYPDITDNPMKWIDQFRTINDTKTDFFQAKPQTYAKRSELKW comes from the coding sequence ATGGAAAGGACCATTATCTTTAACCCAGAGGGCGATAGAGAGACATCAAAAAGGAAAATAGTTTTTGGCAACCCTACCAACATAATGGAGCTAAACAACGTAAAATACCAGTGGGCTTTTGACCTTTATAAGACCATGGGCTTTACCAACTTCTGGATACCAGAAGAAATACCCATGCACGAGGACCGCAAGCAGTATGAAAAGGAGCTATCCGAGTATGAAAGAAGAGCCTATGAGATGGTGCTAAGCTTTCTCATAGCCTTGGATAGCTATCAGGTTAATATGCTAAAGGAGTTTGCAAGATATATCACAGCTCCAGAGCTTGTTATGGCACTCACTTCTCAGGAATTTCAAGAAGCACTTCATTCCTATTCCTACCAGTTTATCCTTGAAAGCGTAGTGGACCCAAGAGTGGCAGATGAGATATACAACTACTGGAGGCAGGACCCAGTTTTGATGGAAAGGAACAAGGTTATAGCAGAGCTTTACAATGAGTTTATAAGAAAGCCAACAGAGGAAAACTTTATAAAGGCTGTTTTTGGAAACTATGTCTTAGAAAGCCTATACTTTTATTCGGGCTTTGTCTTCTTCTACACCCTTGGAAGACAAGGCAAAGTGAGAAATACGGTCCAACAGATAAAGTATATAAACAGGGATGAACTCACTCATGTGACGCTGTTTAGGAATATAATCTTGACCTTGAAAGAGGAAAACAAGGAACTCTTTACCGTAGAGATAGAAAAGTGGGTCTATGAATTTTTCAAGTTTGCCACAGAAAAAGAAATTGAATGGGGCAAGTATGTAACCCAAAACCAGATATTGGGCCTAAACGACTATCTAATTGACCGATACATAAAATACCTTTCTAACCTCAGGCTCACCCAGATTGGCTATAAGCCTCTATACCCAGATATTACAGACAACCCTATGAAGTGGATAGACCAGTTTAGGACCATAAACGACACCAAAACAGACTTCTTCCAAGCAAAACCGCAGACCTACGCCAAAAGGAGTGAGTTAAAGTGGTAA
- the rbfA gene encoding 30S ribosome-binding factor RbfA, protein MDIKRAKFAKQLMEEIASLIHREIKDPRLEGLVITGLELSEDMSVAKVYFTTLEEGKEEEAKKALEHAKGYIRSQLMKSLRVKRMPNLVFIFDKELKRMERIWEKL, encoded by the coding sequence ATGGATATAAAGAGGGCAAAGTTTGCAAAACAGTTGATGGAAGAGATAGCAAGCCTTATACATAGGGAGATAAAAGACCCAAGGCTTGAGGGGCTTGTGATAACTGGATTGGAACTCTCCGAGGATATGAGCGTGGCAAAGGTGTATTTTACAACCCTTGAGGAGGGAAAAGAAGAAGAGGCAAAAAAGGCTTTGGAACATGCCAAAGGCTACATAAGGTCCCAGCTTATGAAAAGCTTAAGGGTTAAAAGAATGCCAAATCTTGTTTTTATCTTTGATAAAGAGCTAAAAAGAATGGAAAGGATATGGGAAAAGCTTTAA
- a CDS encoding DEAD/DEAH box helicase: protein MGKALRIHVLKESYYRLNPPEGKVIYSDGKKTKEEELIRTKDIDERIDYPLLNPIQTVFYKFYKGGNALVASPTSSGKSLIAYLFMKNFEGRIVYTVPTRSLAKEKLLEFKRYYPNNVELRTGENVLESFKEVKVKVVVSTYEHLAYSLRNKARWLEGLSAVVIDEVHQILKRWILEEIITSCIRDGVPLLCLSATLPGVEELSSWIGAELVIESAWRPVPLYRSVESLVHYKPIRHGLEGEDLLAGRLLNALFFLKNREESVILFVPKKSLGWKLLELASKEKIGIMNQTLPFEVEEEREPEIAFHNADVPKEEREEIEKAFRDGRLKTLIATQTLAYGVNLPADRVIILTRFFRSRGKLRSIPDTLDILQMEGRAGRFGIRDVGYSNLLVYGAKEKDLERDLSQALNKPFSTATMEEGESLDILSFFLLLAHLYERDRPEKYLESTYSFRHVSKEKVRKVESFLRSYGYLEGNTLSQKGLFCVRSGIPPTRFESFVLRKSLQLDTMTCIRPLLYMKKFDSLFFFLKEKERFEEDLQYIKAMLLPCGVDCWEDNTDQFLFYVEGLTVRYANLKNPPGEFSYLSTDAIHLLRVLMDINKHGFYRFSTEEMIRIAHAVKYGIRPEYGSLAGIKGIGHIRANLLKEVLIESKVNPPGIGEPTASFLDIMESEKLYDLLLEKVIDYRSLSTERAREEVGKIRKILLNNRRGYMVDDKILLAFGLFLEGPSAMKRTKKELVELIRWS from the coding sequence ATGGGAAAAGCTTTAAGAATTCATGTCCTCAAAGAAAGCTACTACAGATTAAACCCACCAGAGGGAAAGGTAATATATTCCGATGGAAAAAAGACAAAGGAAGAGGAGTTAATAAGGACCAAGGACATAGATGAGAGGATAGACTACCCTCTTTTAAACCCCATACAGACGGTTTTTTATAAGTTTTACAAGGGTGGCAATGCCTTGGTGGCCTCTCCCACTTCCTCTGGCAAGAGCCTTATAGCCTACCTTTTTATGAAAAACTTTGAAGGGAGGATAGTTTATACGGTGCCTACCAGGTCCTTGGCAAAGGAGAAGCTTTTGGAGTTTAAAAGGTATTATCCCAATAATGTGGAGCTAAGGACTGGTGAAAACGTGCTTGAAAGCTTTAAAGAAGTCAAGGTAAAGGTGGTTGTTAGCACCTACGAACATCTTGCCTACTCTCTCAGAAACAAAGCCAGATGGCTTGAAGGCCTTTCTGCGGTAGTCATAGACGAGGTCCATCAGATACTAAAAAGGTGGATACTTGAGGAGATAATCACCTCTTGCATAAGGGATGGGGTGCCCCTGCTTTGCCTCTCTGCCACCTTGCCCGGTGTGGAGGAGCTATCAAGCTGGATAGGTGCAGAGCTTGTAATAGAGAGCGCCTGGAGGCCCGTGCCTCTATACAGGAGCGTGGAGAGCTTAGTTCATTACAAGCCCATAAGGCATGGCTTGGAGGGAGAGGATCTTTTGGCCGGCAGGCTTTTGAACGCCCTTTTTTTCCTAAAAAACAGGGAAGAAAGTGTAATACTCTTTGTGCCAAAGAAGAGCCTTGGCTGGAAGCTTTTGGAGCTTGCAAGCAAAGAGAAGATAGGCATAATGAACCAAACACTACCCTTTGAGGTGGAGGAAGAGAGGGAGCCAGAGATAGCCTTTCATAATGCGGATGTGCCAAAGGAGGAAAGGGAAGAGATAGAAAAGGCTTTTAGAGATGGAAGGCTTAAAACCCTTATAGCCACACAGACCTTGGCCTACGGCGTAAACCTTCCTGCGGACAGGGTTATAATCCTTACGAGATTTTTCAGAAGCAGGGGGAAGCTAAGGAGCATACCAGACACCCTTGACATTCTCCAGATGGAGGGAAGGGCTGGAAGGTTTGGTATAAGGGATGTGGGCTATTCAAACCTCTTGGTCTATGGTGCCAAAGAGAAGGACTTAGAAAGGGACCTATCTCAGGCTTTGAACAAACCCTTTAGCACGGCCACGATGGAAGAGGGCGAAAGCCTTGATATTCTTAGCTTCTTCTTACTTTTGGCACACCTTTATGAGAGGGACAGGCCCGAGAAGTATTTGGAGAGTACGTATTCTTTTAGGCATGTAAGCAAGGAAAAGGTAAGGAAGGTAGAAAGCTTTTTAAGGAGCTATGGCTACCTTGAGGGAAATACTTTGAGCCAAAAGGGCCTCTTTTGTGTGAGGTCTGGCATACCACCCACCAGGTTTGAATCCTTTGTGCTAAGGAAAAGCCTACAGCTTGATACGATGACCTGCATAAGGCCTCTCCTTTATATGAAGAAGTTTGACAGCCTTTTTTTCTTTTTGAAGGAAAAGGAGAGGTTTGAGGAGGACCTTCAATACATAAAAGCTATGCTTTTGCCCTGCGGGGTAGATTGCTGGGAGGACAACACAGACCAGTTTTTGTTCTATGTGGAGGGCCTCACTGTAAGGTATGCCAACCTAAAAAACCCACCGGGGGAGTTTTCCTACCTCTCTACCGATGCCATACACCTCCTTAGGGTTCTAATGGACATAAACAAGCATGGCTTTTATAGGTTTTCTACGGAGGAGATGATAAGGATAGCCCATGCGGTAAAGTATGGTATAAGGCCGGAGTATGGTAGTCTTGCGGGCATAAAGGGTATAGGCCACATAAGAGCAAACCTCTTGAAGGAAGTGCTAATAGAGTCAAAGGTAAATCCACCGGGCATTGGAGAGCCTACGGCCAGCTTTTTGGACATCATGGAGTCTGAAAAGCTTTATGACCTATTGCTTGAAAAGGTAATAGATTACAGAAGCCTAAGCACTGAGAGGGCAAGGGAAGAGGTTGGTAAAATTAGGAAAATACTCCTTAACAACAGAAGGGGCTATATGGTGGATGATAAAATACTGCTTGCCTTTGGCCTCTTTTTGGAAGGGCCTTCTGCCATGAAAAGGACAAAAAAGGAGCTTGTAGAGCTTATAAGATGGAGTTAG
- a CDS encoding DUF4416 family protein: protein MELAKPILAILYADERLLTDFISQLKVEFVSESFYFEGLQRYYGKEMGEGLYKRFFSLKGLMRKEDLKNFKLWATRREREFSTEGRRRLNIDPGYVNESHLILASSKKRGGRIYLGEGVYAEMEYLYVYGGFRPLYWTYGDYRDKRVREFFEKVRESFLEELNLARKGHKSWLLDFSKDELY from the coding sequence ATGGAGTTAGCCAAGCCCATCCTTGCCATCCTCTATGCCGATGAAAGACTTTTGACAGATTTTATATCACAGCTAAAGGTAGAATTTGTCTCAGAGAGTTTTTACTTTGAGGGCCTTCAAAGGTATTACGGGAAGGAGATGGGAGAAGGCCTATACAAGCGGTTCTTTAGCCTAAAGGGCTTGATGAGAAAGGAAGACCTAAAAAACTTTAAGCTTTGGGCCACAAGAAGGGAAAGAGAGTTTTCCACAGAAGGCAGAAGAAGGCTAAACATAGACCCGGGCTATGTGAATGAGAGCCACCTTATACTGGCTTCTTCAAAGAAGAGGGGTGGAAGGATATACCTTGGGGAGGGTGTTTATGCGGAGATGGAATACCTTTATGTTTACGGTGGCTTTAGGCCACTCTATTGGACCTACGGCGACTACAGGGATAAAAGGGTAAGGGAGTTTTTTGAAAAAGTAAGGGAGAGTTTTTTGGAGGAGTTAAACCTTGCAAGGAAGGGACACAAGTCTTGGCTCCTTGACTTCTCCAAGGATGAGCTCTACTAA
- the murI gene encoding glutamate racemase, with amino-acid sequence MKIGLFDSGVGGLTVLKALRRTYPEVDFVYLGDTARVPYGNKSAQTVIRYSLECAEFLLNEGIDLLVVACNTASSYALQVLKGSLPIPVFGVIEPGVKRALENTKGKVGVIGTKATISSCAYKNLLEAKGVEVYQRACPLFVPLVEEGLLEGSIAEAVVEHYLKDLKEKGIDTLILGCTHYPLLKPLIERFMGPQVKVIDSAQAIALEIEPFVKREGSSKLDLYFTDISPSLQSLVELILGEVKEPRLVSLPCKV; translated from the coding sequence ATGAAAATTGGGCTCTTTGACTCTGGCGTGGGTGGTCTTACCGTCCTAAAAGCCCTAAGGAGGACCTACCCAGAGGTAGATTTTGTATACCTTGGAGATACGGCAAGGGTGCCTTATGGCAATAAGTCTGCCCAAACGGTCATAAGGTATAGCCTCGAATGTGCGGAGTTTCTACTAAATGAAGGCATAGACCTTCTTGTGGTGGCCTGCAACACCGCAAGCTCTTATGCCTTGCAAGTGTTAAAGGGAAGCCTACCCATTCCAGTCTTTGGCGTTATAGAGCCTGGAGTAAAGAGGGCCCTTGAAAACACAAAAGGAAAGGTGGGTGTGATAGGCACAAAGGCCACCATCTCAAGCTGTGCTTATAAAAACCTGTTGGAAGCCAAGGGAGTAGAAGTCTACCAAAGGGCTTGTCCCTTGTTTGTTCCCCTCGTGGAAGAGGGCCTTTTGGAAGGTAGCATAGCAGAGGCGGTGGTAGAACACTATCTTAAGGACTTAAAGGAAAAGGGCATAGACACCCTAATTCTTGGTTGCACCCACTACCCCCTTTTGAAGCCCCTTATAGAAAGGTTTATGGGTCCACAGGTAAAAGTTATAGACTCGGCACAGGCCATAGCTCTTGAGATAGAACCCTTTGTAAAAAGGGAAGGCTCTTCAAAGCTTGACCTATACTTTACAGACATCTCCCCAAGCCTTCAAAGCTTAGTAGAGCTCATCCTTGGAGAAGTCAAGGAGCCAAGACTTGTGTCCCTTCCTTGCAAGGTTTAA
- a CDS encoding c-type cytochrome, giving the protein MKKVALALAMMVGFAGLSLANEQLAKQKGCMACHDLKAKKVGPSFADMAKKYAGKKDAVDYLSGKIKKGGSGVWGSVPMPPQNVSDAEAKQLAQWVLSVK; this is encoded by the coding sequence ATGAAAAAGGTAGCCTTAGCACTTGCAATGATGGTAGGCTTTGCTGGGCTGTCTTTGGCAAACGAACAGCTTGCAAAGCAAAAGGGCTGTATGGCTTGTCACGACCTTAAGGCAAAGAAGGTAGGGCCATCCTTTGCAGATATGGCCAAGAAGTATGCAGGAAAGAAGGATGCAGTAGATTACTTGTCTGGAAAGATCAAGAAGGGTGGTTCTGGTGTTTGGGGTTCTGTTCCCATGCCACCTCAAAACGTATCAGACGCCGAAGCCAAGCAATTGGCTCAGTGGGTCCTTTCTGTAAAGTAA
- the ispG gene encoding flavodoxin-dependent (E)-4-hydroxy-3-methylbut-2-enyl-diphosphate synthase: MIERRKTRQIKVGWVKIGGDAPVVVQSMTSTKTHELEPTLEQIKRLHKAGCEIIRVAVPHEEDLEALPEIVKNSPMPVIADIHFAPSYAFRSMEKGVHGIRINPGNIGKEEIVKEIVEEAKIKGVAIRIGVNSGSLEKDLLEKYGYPCGEALFESAIRWSEKFEKWGFYNFKVSIKGSDVLENIKANELFAKHTDIPLHIGITEAGMGTKGIVKSSVGIGILLYKGIGDTIRVSLTDDPEVEVEVAYAILQSLGLRRKGLEIISCPTCGRIEVDLPKVVKEVEEKLKHINKPLKVAIMGCVVNAIGEAREADLGLACGRGFAWLFKEGKPIKKVSEEEMAQALMEEVLKYDGKGKI, encoded by the coding sequence ATGATAGAAAGGAGGAAAACACGCCAGATAAAGGTAGGCTGGGTAAAGATAGGCGGAGATGCGCCCGTTGTGGTGCAGTCTATGACCTCCACAAAAACCCATGAGCTTGAGCCCACCCTTGAACAGATAAAAAGGCTACACAAGGCTGGCTGTGAAATCATAAGGGTGGCCGTGCCCCATGAGGAAGACCTGGAGGCCCTTCCGGAGATAGTGAAAAACTCTCCCATGCCTGTCATTGCAGACATACACTTTGCACCATCCTATGCCTTTAGGTCCATGGAGAAGGGGGTTCATGGTATAAGGATAAACCCAGGAAACATAGGGAAGGAGGAGATAGTAAAAGAAATTGTGGAAGAGGCAAAGATAAAGGGTGTGGCCATAAGGATAGGTGTAAACTCTGGCTCTTTGGAGAAGGACCTTCTTGAAAAGTATGGCTACCCTTGTGGAGAAGCCCTTTTTGAAAGCGCCATAAGATGGTCTGAAAAGTTTGAAAAGTGGGGTTTTTATAACTTTAAAGTGTCTATAAAAGGGTCCGATGTGCTGGAAAACATAAAGGCCAATGAACTCTTTGCAAAGCACACAGATATACCCCTTCACATAGGCATAACGGAAGCGGGCATGGGCACCAAAGGTATAGTAAAATCCTCCGTCGGCATAGGTATACTCCTCTATAAAGGTATAGGAGATACCATAAGGGTCTCTTTGACTGACGACCCAGAGGTGGAAGTAGAGGTGGCTTATGCCATACTCCAATCCCTTGGACTAAGGAGAAAGGGACTTGAGATAATCTCCTGCCCTACCTGTGGGCGTATAGAAGTGGACCTTCCCAAGGTTGTAAAAGAAGTAGAAGAAAAACTAAAGCATATAAACAAGCCCCTAAAGGTTGCCATAATGGGCTGTGTGGTAAACGCCATAGGAGAGGCCAGAGAGGCAGACTTGGGCCTTGCCTGTGGAAGGGGCTTTGCTTGGCTTTTTAAAGAAGGTAAGCCAATTAAAAAGGTAAGCGAAGAAGAGATGGCACAAGCCCTAATGGAGGAGGTATTGAAGTATGACGGAAAAGGAAAAATTTGA